One window from the genome of Natronomonas pharaonis DSM 2160 encodes:
- the ilvD gene encoding dihydroxy-acid dehydratase, whose product MSQQTEPDDDAALDGDEPGAYGKDERLRSREVTEGPERAPHRAMFRAMGYDDEDLSSPLIGVPNPAADITPCNVHLDDVAESALEGIDEAGGMPIEFGTITISDAISMGTEGMKASLISREVIADSVELVSFGERMDALVTVAGCDKNLPGMMMAAIRTDLPSVFLYGGSIMPGQHEGRDVTIVQVFEGVGAYAQGEMSGDELDDLERNACPGAGSCGGMFTANTMASLSEALGLAPLGSASPPAENHERYAVARRAGELAVEVVEEDRHPSDILTRTSFENAIALQTAMGGSTNAVLHLLALAAEAGIDLDIEDFDAISRRTPKIADLQPGGDRVMNDLHEIGGVPVVIRRLMEADLFDGSQLTVTGRTIEEELAHLESEHGLPTDDEIDADFLYPVDDPKEAEGAIKILTGNLAPDGAVLKVTGDDEFYHEGPARVFENEEDAMKYVQEGHIESGDVIVIRNEGPEGGPGMREMLGVTAAVVGAGHEDDVALLTDGRFSGGTRGPMIGHIAPEAFVGGPIGALEDGDHITVDIPDRTIEVDLSDSELERRLDERDDPEPAYTNGVVAKYGSLFGSAANGAVTNPGLHNDQH is encoded by the coding sequence ATGAGCCAGCAGACCGAGCCAGACGACGACGCGGCCCTCGACGGCGACGAACCGGGGGCCTACGGCAAAGACGAGCGGCTTCGAAGCCGCGAGGTCACCGAAGGACCGGAGCGTGCGCCCCACCGGGCGATGTTCCGGGCGATGGGATACGACGACGAGGACCTCTCGTCACCACTCATCGGTGTGCCGAACCCGGCGGCGGATATCACGCCCTGTAACGTTCATCTCGACGACGTGGCTGAATCGGCCCTTGAGGGTATCGACGAGGCCGGCGGAATGCCCATCGAGTTCGGGACGATAACCATCTCCGACGCTATCTCGATGGGCACCGAGGGAATGAAGGCCTCGCTCATCAGCCGCGAAGTCATCGCCGACAGCGTTGAGCTGGTTTCGTTCGGCGAACGGATGGATGCGCTTGTGACCGTCGCCGGTTGTGACAAGAACCTTCCCGGAATGATGATGGCTGCCATCCGGACAGACCTCCCTTCGGTCTTTCTCTACGGTGGCTCCATCATGCCTGGCCAACACGAGGGCCGAGACGTGACCATCGTGCAGGTTTTCGAAGGCGTCGGCGCCTACGCACAGGGCGAAATGAGCGGCGACGAGTTGGATGACCTCGAACGCAACGCCTGCCCCGGCGCAGGCTCCTGTGGCGGAATGTTCACCGCCAACACGATGGCTTCGCTGTCCGAGGCGCTCGGGCTCGCACCGCTCGGCAGCGCTTCCCCGCCCGCTGAGAACCACGAGCGGTACGCCGTCGCCCGACGCGCCGGCGAACTCGCCGTCGAAGTCGTCGAAGAAGACCGACATCCCTCGGACATCCTGACCCGTACGTCCTTCGAGAACGCCATCGCCCTCCAGACGGCGATGGGCGGCTCGACGAACGCCGTCCTCCACCTGCTCGCGCTGGCAGCAGAGGCCGGCATTGACCTCGATATCGAGGACTTCGATGCGATTTCCCGTCGGACACCGAAGATCGCTGACCTCCAGCCCGGCGGCGACCGTGTGATGAACGACCTCCACGAAATCGGCGGCGTCCCCGTCGTCATTCGGCGGCTCATGGAGGCAGACCTCTTCGATGGCAGCCAGCTGACCGTCACCGGCCGCACTATCGAAGAGGAGCTTGCTCATCTCGAATCGGAACACGGGCTCCCCACCGACGACGAAATTGACGCTGACTTCCTCTATCCCGTCGACGACCCGAAGGAAGCCGAAGGCGCTATCAAGATTCTCACCGGTAACCTCGCGCCGGACGGTGCGGTGCTGAAGGTCACCGGCGACGATGAGTTCTACCACGAAGGCCCCGCTCGCGTCTTCGAAAACGAAGAGGACGCGATGAAGTACGTCCAGGAGGGCCACATCGAGTCCGGCGACGTCATCGTCATCCGCAACGAGGGGCCGGAGGGCGGCCCCGGCATGCGGGAGATGCTGGGTGTCACCGCCGCCGTCGTCGGTGCTGGCCATGAAGACGATGTGGCGCTGCTCACCGACGGCCGCTTCTCCGGCGGGACCCGCGGGCCGATGATCGGTCACATCGCCCCGGAGGCGTTTGTCGGCGGCCCTATCGGCGCGCTCGAAGACGGTGACCACATCACCGTCGACATCCCCGACCGAACCATCGAGGTCGACCTCTCTGATTCGGAGCTCGAACGGCGTCTCGACGAGCGCGACGACCCCGAACCGGCCTACACGAACGGCGTTGTCGCCAAGTACGGGAGCCTCTTCGGCTCGGCCGCCAATGGCGCGGTCACGAACCCCGGACTCCACAACGACCAGCACTAG
- a CDS encoding rubrerythrin-like domain-containing protein, which translates to MRPISTASKADIYECFDCGVRIETTVAGRCDCGGEFVHLGRSRDL; encoded by the coding sequence ATGAGACCAATAAGCACGGCCTCGAAGGCGGACATCTACGAGTGTTTCGACTGCGGTGTGCGCATTGAGACGACGGTTGCGGGGCGCTGTGACTGTGGTGGTGAGTTCGTCCATCTCGGCCGAAGCCGAGACCTGTAG